AAGTCTCCAGCGGATTTGAATAAAGGTTTCTGTCATTGCAAGAAACACGGCCATAATAACTAACACGCGTGGATCAAAAGCTCCCCAGAAGGCATACATCACAACCAAAGCGCTCACCACTGCATAGAGGATATTCAAGAAACCGATATTACGTTTCTTGTAGATTCTTCGCGGCGTTCGGCAGAAAGCGCAAAAGCAATTATGTTTGGATTTTAAAATGCCCAAGAGTGCTCCTGTCTTTGATTGTCTAACAACCGCTCACTCTGTGAAAGTCCAGAGACAGGGGCTTTTTTTGCAAATCACTCTTTTTCTTTGTTAGACTGAGTGTATGACACATAAAAATCTCTTTAAGATTCTCGCGGTGGCTTTCCTTGTACAAACTTCCAGTACTATGGTCTGGGCAATGGGCAATCTCTCTGAGGGCTACCAAGAGGTCACCTACGACGAGCTCGTGAATGAACTCAACACCAAAAAAACATCGGTTGAGAAAAAACAAAAAGCTCCTCTGAACGAGATTCACCTCGGTGTCGGCTATGTTCACAGCTACACACAGTTGAACGTCAATCGCAGCAACACAGGCCGTTCACAGAATGGCTTGCAATTGTCTGCCAGCATGAATTTGGATTCTCCGAATCTTTACGCTGAAGGTGTTTTCCGTAACTTTTCCGGCAGCACCATTGCTCAGGAAGATCTTCAGATCCTGCAAATGGACGGACGCTTAGGTTACATCAACACATTGACTGCTCCTTGGAAGATGAATCTATTTGGCGGTTTCTCAGGCCGCATGATTCAAGCAAGCAACACAGCCAAAGATTACTCCATCAACGAATTCACTCCGTCTTTCACCGCAGGTATTGGTGCTTTGGCGGACATTCACAAAAACATCCGACTTGGCATGGAAGTGGGCGGCCGCACGTCGATCTTGGGTAAAAATACCGACAAGAACTCTGTCGATTTTGCTTTGAGCCTGAATACTTCTTTGTAAAACTAAGGGGGATGGAATTCATCCTCCCACTGATCTTGATCCCATTTCTTACTTTAAGCTTTGCGATACTGACAAATTTGTATCGTGAGCACCGCAAGTCATCGTTTGATTTAAAACCCAATTGCCTTCTGACTCGAAAACCTATCGTCTTCCTCACCGGCCCCCGTAGCATTTTCTATTTCCGCAAATACTGGAATGCATACCCGGAAATTCTTGCAGAACACGGCTACGAAGTTTTCACCCTGCCTCTTCCCTGGCGAGGCGAAGAGCGGCTTTCGCGCACAAAAACATATCTCACAAAGCAAGCCTCTCAACACCGCCAATATCATTTCATCTGTGATCGCTACACGGCTCAAGAGCTTAGAGAACTGTTCGATACATCTCCGGCAGTTGCAAGCCTCACGATTCTTGAAGATCACCATGAAGCTCCGATTACAAAGGATCCAAGCAAGAGTCTTTTGTTAGATTTTGGTTATAGAATGCATTCTGCGTTTTATCGTTCACAACAACTCCCTGTTGCCGCAGACCTTGGTCTTCACTATCCAACCTCTTCACTTTGGCTTCTTCAAGAAATGCAAAAAAAGGGAGAACAGGACTTCCTCTCGTAAACAGTTTCGTCTTGCCACAGGTCGTTAATAGTGCTGCAATCATTGTATGAGAGACGTGAGCGAGCCGACAGGGCAAAGTATCAAAGCGACTGCGAAGTATATTTTGCAATTTCTAAAACATCCTATCCAGGAAATTGCTCATCTTCCTAACTGGTCATGGAAAACTCTGATTTGGGTGCAAATCCTCTGCGCCATGGTTTCTGGTTTTGTCGCGGGCCTGACGAAGCCGGGTTTCTTTAGCATACTTGCCGGCGTCATCGTCACGCCCTTTGTGGCCACCATGATGGTCTCTGTTTTAACGGCTTTCTTGTATTACTACTTCCAAGTTTTTGAAAAACGCACCGTTCCTGCTTTGAGAATTTTCACGCTCTCGGTTTTCTCAAGTATTCCGTTTTTTATTTTGCAAATCGGCTCAAGCTTGCTGCCACCAATCACCCTTATTGGCTTTGCATTTTCAACAATGTTGATCGCAGTCGGCCTCACTGAAAATTTCCAAATGGAAAAACGACGTGCCGTTCGTCTGGCTATTGGACTGTTTGCTGTTGTCTTCCTTGTTTGGGCGGCCAACAAAGTGTCTATGGCTCGTCTTGATCGTGCGGCCAACCAACAATCTCCGTCTTCTTCCACAGAGTAAGAATTTTTAAAGTAAGCAAACATTTCTCTGTAGAAAATTAACAGAGATGTCCTCACAATTGCATCCCAAGTTGATATTTGCTCTTAAGCTTTTATAGGTCCTACCCGATCTTCACTTCATATGAAGATCAATCGAGGAAACTATACACAATTCTTCCCCCTCCTCGCCCTGCTTGGCGCACCTCTGCTTTTAAGTGGCTGCTCCATGGAGGCGGCTCTGATTAGTCTTCAAAACAAAAACCTCATTATCAGTCGCGGACAGTTGACAGGCTTTGTCTCTAGCTCGGTTCAAAATGAGAAAACCGTGTCAGGCTATAAAGTTCAAAGTTCTTCTGGCGACTACAGCGACAAAATCGAAGAAACCACCAGCGGTGGTTATAAAGTCTATATCTCAGTTCAGGGGAATATTATCTCTGGACCTTAATTAACTTGAAGGATTATGAAGATGAAACGCCTGTGGGACGTATGCAGCATTCTCTCTCTTCTTCTCCTAGCTAGTCATGCTTGGGCAGGCACGGGCTTGACTTATCACGGCCGTATTCTCAAACCGGATGGCAGCGCTCTTGAAGGACCGGCGGTACAGTTCACTTTGCAGATTCGAAGCCCCGGCAATGAAAGCTGCCTTCTCTATCAAGAGACGCAGACGATTAATATGAGCGATAGCGGCGGAGCCTTCTCTCTGGAGATTGGCGCAGATCCAACATACCGTGTGGCGGCTTCGGTAGACGGCGGCTATTCTCTTGCAAAAGTTTTTGCCAATAACAGCACTCTCACATTGCCAAACTGTGCTTACGGTTCAACCTATACACCGAATACTGCCGACTCTCGCCTGCTCTATATTAGTTTCAATGACGGTAGTGGGGCGCAGAATCTCACAGCTCAGAAAATCAACTACGTGCCCTATGCCATCGAATCGATGCAAGTCAATGGCTACAAAGCCAATCAGCTTTTACGCGTCGACACCGGCAGCGCTCCAGTTTTAACCTCAGGAAATTTGACGGTCCTAAATGATCTCTTTAACGGTGTTCTGACCAATTCCACAGCAAGCTTGAAGCTACCAACAACCGTCGGTACTTCCGGCCAAGTGATGCAAACGGATGGCTCCGGAAATCTTTCGTGGGTGACGCCCGCGTCAGGTTTGGGATACACCCCATTGAATAAGGCAGGAGATACCCTGTCGGGAGCCTTAGAACTTGCCTCGAATAATTTGATCAATACCGGCAATAT
The sequence above is drawn from the Bdellovibrionales bacterium genome and encodes:
- a CDS encoding YIP1 family protein → MSEPTGQSIKATAKYILQFLKHPIQEIAHLPNWSWKTLIWVQILCAMVSGFVAGLTKPGFFSILAGVIVTPFVATMMVSVLTAFLYYYFQVFEKRTVPALRIFTLSVFSSIPFFILQIGSSLLPPITLIGFAFSTMLIAVGLTENFQMEKRRAVRLAIGLFAVVFLVWAANKVSMARLDRAANQQSPSSSTE